In Lolium rigidum isolate FL_2022 chromosome 3, APGP_CSIRO_Lrig_0.1, whole genome shotgun sequence, the genomic window TGCATCATAAAAGGCCCTAGCTGAGAAGAATGTAATTAGTCGTTCCCTTGTGAAGATTACACATAATGCTGTGACGAAGAGTTATGCTCGCCGGGGTGAAGACATAGTGAGTAATCCTCATTCATGAAGTTTTTTCTCTGTGTTTGTTTTTTCATGTCgttgttctttttattttttagagACAAGCTGCTCCTAAGAAGAAACGACCACACCGATCAATAATTTACTTACCGACTCACAAGAAGAAAGATGCTCCTgaaaataaagagaaaaatgACCATCTGGTAGGCAATATTTATGTGCTTTTAAATTTTGAAGCTGCAGTTTTCGGGGGTCAACTTACAAATTCAGTCTAGCAAGTATTATATGCATGATTCTTTTCTTATAGGATCGATTGGAGTATCTAATAGCTCAACGACCAGAGTTGGGACAAAATGTCAATGGAAGAGTTGCATGGCAAGGTGATACCCTGCAGGAAGTGTTAGGGGAAGAAACGACTGGACAGGTTCATGGCATGGGCTTGGTTCCAATTCCTAAGCAAGTCTATGGTCACACACTACAGTATCTCAAGAAAATCAATATGACTACAACTAATGGACCGGCATGTGGAGGTGAAGATAATGTCTGGGGAAATAGCAATGCTGAAAGGACATATAAGAAGGCTTGAAGATAAGAATAATAAAGAATGCCATGGGAATGAAATAGAAGAAGAGGCAAATGATGTTCTTTTCTCTTCATGTTGTATGCATTTCTTTCAATATTTTACTCAGACTTTTTAGTTCTGTAGAAAAATCTACAATCAAACAATAATGTTATTTCTCGGTTACTAGTACTACATGGTAAAACAAAGGTAAATGTCAATATATGGCTATATCATTGCCTGTCTCTTCAAACCTTGTATTAATATTTCAGTTTGCAGAGAGTCCAATGCAGTGGACCTAGACCTGTTGAGGCACACTCGTCTATGCAACATTGCATATGTTAGGATAATTTATTGCTTTCACGTGAAAAGGTTACGGCTACTTTTACTCATGTAAGAAAATATAGAATataaaatagttacttgcttaatatttcagtgCCGTCGAATCAGGATGGTGAGCATGACAATAGAAATCAATTATTTATTCAACAAAATTCATCGCCGGGACAGGACCTGTTAGTGGTTCTATGCCAGAGGTAATATTCATGTGCTTTTGAGTTTTGAAGTTGCAGCTTTCTGTAGCTCCGGGCTATGCATATCACTCCATGTGCTATTATCGTCTCGTGTAGGTGAGGGAAACAAGAGATCAGATTGATGAATTTTTTGCAAGATTAGACCAGCAGGGGACCAGAAATAAGCGTGTAAGCGCAATACCCTCAAAAGACGACATACTTCTTCACTCAAAGTAAATATCCGCACGATGTCTACAATCGCCAAATTATTTGCTTCTGGAGTTACACGATGCTCCCTTTAATACCTGGTATCACCAAACTGGCATTACAAAATGTAGTTGCAAATTTATTGATGTTGTCCTGTAACCAACttcatttattattttcttgTGTAATCACTACTGTGCCAAAATGGGACTTCGTATATTGAATCGGTAGCGTATACTGAATTGGTAGCTGATCATTATTCTTCTAAGCATGTACTTTCTCTTGTTATTACTATTAATATTAAAGATCCAAATAGATTAGGACCTGGTAATGCCTGCACTCTACTTTCTCTTGTTATTACTATTAAAGATCCAAACAGAACGATTAGGACCTGGTAATACGTGCACTCAAAGTAGTATTAGACATATATAGTTAGGAACCTGTATATATGCCATACTTAAATATGCGACATATATTAGCATAAAACATGTACTCTAGCAGATATCCTGGCCATGACAGTCTCAGTATTTTACATGCAACTATAAACATGTTGTATTTATTTTAGGGACACGAGTATTTTTTGAGGGTGATGTTGCATGTTAATAAGTGTATATGCCTTGCTGGCCTCAAAAAAACTAGTGCATCTATGTATGTTTGTAACAAAGTGAATGTCATGACAGTCTTCTTTTAACTATGACCATGTGTATCTGTTGCCATTTTTTCATGCAAATATATCGTACTTGTCATTGAATGCTAATATTTCTCATAATATAGGCTAGTTCCGAAGTAGTTTTTAGAACTTCAACATATCCAATCAAGCGGAATGTTCCATATGGTACTATTCGTAGCATTGATCTGCAACTAAGGCTAGTGGTATTGAGTTGGGTGCGCAATTTTTACTAGTGCACATAGATGAACCTATTATGGATAGTGAGGAATTAGTAAGGGAAGTATCTAATTGCAAGAGCATTAGTGATGCTTTTTGGTCGGGATTCTTAATTGCTAGGCCTACAGCTTTCATGAGTTATTTTCTTCCCTTTAATATTTTAGAATCTTATTCATGTAAATTTAATCATCAACTACAGTTTCCAATTTTATTTTGCAGATTCGAAATAAATATTGAGTTGCAGCTAAAGTCCCTGGCTGGATCAAAGACcaaatgaagtttgaatatctttCTAATCAGTAGTTATAGTTTACATTGATACATTAAAAAATGTGCGGAGTAATATCATTTTAGAGGATATTTTCTTTCGTCAAATTTATGCAAATGTTACGGTGTAATATTCTTCAAAATTGTGTTTTCTATAGATATGAATGTTAAGATGTTGCACCAAATATATTGGCGTTTATTAATTGTAATATATATGTATCCTACACTGTTATATATTTATAATAGATATCTTAATCAATTCCATTTATGTGGATGCGTCGTGGTTCAAGCTTTCACATTGTAATGGTGTGTGCTTCAATTTCTCTCACACTGAGATGACACCAAGCATCATAATAAAGTAATTAAGTGCTTCTGCATATGCATTAGTTCTGTGAAATAGTTTCAGCGAAGGTTTATTTTTtgaattaatttcatatttagGTTAGTTTTGTCAAAATTGGCGTGCGCGGTACGGTCTGGTGCCACCATACTGATGGTCGCCATTTGTACTGGAACCCGTGAAACTTTTGATTTCTTCGCAGTCCTTCACATGCCATTGCACATCAACATACCCTTAAAAATGACTAAGGAAAAACAATAGTATATAAAACTTTAAGATTGCTCAAGCGTTAGTATATAAAATTGAGAGGCATAAACACtaacttcttctcctcttctccaaaggatttcatgaatactctttattataaatcaaaaataaacaaacaaatataAAATTAAAACAAGAACTAGTAAACGAAAATTATTAGACATGGGTTGCCTTCCATGATGCGCTTCTAATTAAGGTCAAttagcttgacccaaatggtgatcACCTAGATTTTAgaagtggaagacccactccaAAGTAATTAGCTTTTAAAGTGATGATTCCATTATCATCATGCTTAGCCTTCTTCTTTATAGGGAAGTGTACTACAAATGGTTTTTTGGATGATAATCCAATTCTCACATTTCCTTCGTGCAAATTGATTAGAGCTTTAATAGTTCTAAGAAATTGCCTTCCTAAGATTATAGAAGCTATAGGATCTTCGGGCATGTCCACAATAAAAGATCAATGAGGCGGGACATCTTTTAATTTCTAGTACAATGTTATCCTTAATGTCTACGGCTTGTTTATAGGTTGAATCAACTAAGTGAAGTCTTAGCTCAGTTGCTTTAAATAACCCTAATTTTAACTTGTCAAATAAGCATTTTAGATTGGTGGCTTACACCAAGATCACAAACTTGCAGCCGGCGCGCGGGTAGGGGTggagaaaaaaaagaggaaaccGAAAGCCACCGGGCGCGCCGCGTCCGCGTGTGGCATCGGTGAACCGTGTCTCGTGTGTGCCGCATGGTACTTGCTACTCCTACAACAATTACAATGCTGTCTTTGTTAGGCACGGGCGTGATCGATGGAGACGCCTAACAGTTCGGCGCCAGATGCAGGGATTGCTTGCCTGCTAGGCACATGTAACATGCATCATGTGATTCATCTTTTGCGACGACTTCTCCAGCTAACCTACGCGCTGGGTGCTATTGCTATTCTGTTAGGACATGTAACATCCATGCTGCGGTTCATCTGGTCCAGCTACCATGCAACTAACTCTGGTATGCAGTAAATCTTGTTGCTCTGTTGTACGTGCGGCGCGCACAGCCTAATACCTTCGGTAGGAAATGTATAATCACTAGTTCTCAAAAAAAATGCCTTTGTAAACTAAGGTGATAACTAAATACTCTTTTCCCACCGGTTTATTAGGCCGACACGTAGAATCTCGCGCGCATACCATCACCTGACTCGCACGCGCAGCTAAGCTTGCATCGCTAGCTGGGTGCCTCTCTCATCCTTCCCACACGCGTACTAGCTGCTTGACGTTGTTCTTTCTCTTCGGGACATGTCCATATCCCATCCTTCGTGCTCGGTACTGTTGTCTTTCTCTTCATATATTGGAAAACATATAGTAGTATAGTACTATTGTCTTTCTCTTCGTGACACGTTTGTTTTCTTTCTCTTCGCGACAAGTCCATCTCATGACGTTATTCTCTACTTTAGTCACGTGGCTGGGACACACTAGCTGTTGTTGCTCATTAAATTTTGCTATTCGTACTAGTAGTGTTCGAAATATTTCAAACATGGATTGCAAACTATGTTTTGTTGTACTCCGTTATGATTTTTGTGGACAACAGTCTTTGGTTTTTGTGGTAAATCAGTTTCATGCAAAAAAAATCtgttaaaatatttttttgtgaGTTTTTTTGTTGCACTACTATCAGCGACATCCCCTCCCCGATACATCGCAGTATCAGAAAACGATTTAAAGATATTGTGATTAAATCTCGACCGCAAGATGGTGATCGAGTGGGCGGGAAAGCAACCAATCATATCGCGAGGATCTGCCGACCGACGCCTAGCACGCTCCTAGAATCTCAGCGTCTTTTGGAAGCCCATAACAGATTGTTTTTAGATGGCTTGTAGCAGCAACCAATTTTTTTTCCAATGTTGCTACAAGAATCATATTTTTAGAGATATTTTCGATAATATACAATGGATGTAGGTGTTTCTATCACCATTTATTTTGCTTTGAGATTTGgataaaaagagaaaagagagagtcACTTTTGCATCTACCACGGCGGGTGGGCGGGAATCTCGAAGAATTAATTGACCGTACCGAAAACACCCACATCCATATGTGTAAGTACAAAACCAGTCTCGTTTTGTCTTTCATCGACCACAAAAAATAACCTTTTTTTCGCGAAAATGTATGTGCGCATGTAGATTGTCGAGATTTACATGTGGAATTTTTTATTGGAATATTTTGATAAGAAGAAGTATACTTTTTAGATGGAGAGCATATGAATCCAGCATCCGAATTGAATTTCCACAATATCACTGGTTGTTAAATAACATCCTACtcaccccgcaaaaaaaaaacatcctACTTCACTTGTCACCGCCAGCAGGGAAGCTGTCACGTCACAGGTCGATGCATGTTTAGGCGATGGATCACTGCGCGTGCATGTCTCCTAAGCTACCCAGGGCGAGCCAGGAAGAAGCTTCGGTCTTGCGCTtcttcgccggcggcgacgacgccgccgcctcctccggatGACTGTACGGTGGACCCTCGAGGGCCGTGACGGATCTGTCCTTGCGCTTGGAGAGGAACCGCTGCAGCGACGCCTTCCTGGCGATGGGTATGTCCACCAGCGCCGTCGCCGGCGCGGCCGCAGGTGGTgtcaccgccgccgctgcgtacCGGATCAGCTCGGCGGCCCGGGCCGGCGTGCAGCCGTCGAGCACCACCACCCTCCCCCCATAGAAGATCGTCAGCTGCTGCGTCCGGTCAGCCGGCGGGCCGTCTGGCCCCTGCACAGCCCCCACGCGCGCCGCCGCTCCGTACGCCGACATCGGCACCGGGCCGGCCGCCTTGACGAGCCGGCAGAGCACGCGGCAGGCCACGGCGAAacgtcgggcggcggcggagtccgACGTCGCGGTCGCCATGGGCGGCATCTCGACTGCCGGGACGCGTGTGCTGCTGGCGAGCGGAGATCGACGAGAGGGGGGGTTTCGGCGGTGTCGATCAATGGCCTCTGCTAGCTCCACCAACCGTGCGTGCTCGATCGACCGACTGGATCGTGGGGGCTCGCGGAGGCGGGTTCTTTATAGAGACGAGACGAGGAGTTGGTTATGATCGTGTGGTGCGGCAATGGATGGATCGAGAGGGGACGTGGCGGACGTGAGGAAAAACGTGGGGCCGGTCTAGCTTGCTGCGGCATGCTCATTGTGCGGAGAGGGGAAGCCAAAGGGAACCGTTCGCGAGTTTGAAATGGTCATTTCCGCGCTGGGGCGACGATCCGCAACCGCGCGCCCCCCCTACCTGCTCTGGGAAAACATGGCTCATGTTTCTAGCTGGCTGAACGAAACGGATTGCCCTATCTATGTCGAGTCATATAGTATATCGGGTTTCGCGTGCGTCTGTAATTTCCTCGTGGGAAGAAACACAATCGGATTCCTTGtgcgtatatatatatgtggCTCGGATCAGGATAAGTCCTTGTTAATTTCGGCTTTGTGGTTATAATTGGGGATCTGGTAAAGTTTACTAAGGATAGAAACAACCCTAAATGGTACTCCCTTAGCTTTtctatataagccatatagttttttaagAAAAAAGTTCTAAATATAAGGTATAGTAAATGTTTTTAATAATTTTAATTACATTTCTATTTCTAATGGAAATTCCCATATTTTCTCTTGTCATTAGTCAGGGGGCTATCTCGTCCAAAACTGATGTACCTTTCCCTCCACCTCCACGTGTGTTCTTTAATTTTCATGCCAAAAACTATGCATCATATATTTAGAAATGGATGGAATATAGTAATAATTTGCGTGGTGTTGTCCATAGTTCAATTGAAACCACGACACTTGGAGTATCCGCCAGAATGCATGCACCATCAAATGGTCTTTTGGACACCCACTCGAGACGGCCTTCTACTTCCGCCCCAAAACTTTATCGGGCTATGAGTTGCCCCTAAAACTTTATCTAGCAACCCCGCACTAGCCTCGACCCATAGGTGCTGGCCTAGGGGCGTTGGCACGCGTGCCAAATCGAAAACTGATAGGCGGGCACTACTCACTAGTGACCAGACGTCTCCCTCACCCTTATTCACCCTCTCGCTCGCCTCCTCGCCCACAAAATCACCGCCACCCCACCCCGATCCGCTGTAGAGGAACTTCCATGCAACACCGATGGATCTCTGTTGCCGCTCGCGCCCTTGTTTGGAAGGAGACGCCATTTCGGTTTCCCACCATCTCATGCGGCTCCGGAAACTTTATCCGCTACATCCTTCAAAAATTGCAGATATGGAACGACAATGACACGTCCAGCGAGTCCGGGCTTGGCGATGTGAGTTTCCGTCATTGATGTTTTTCTTCCGATGTAGTGTATCATTTTAGGGCTTCACTAGCTTAATTTGGTAGCATTTGGACAATGTAGTACTCAGAGGTGGACTACAAGCTTGAGATCATCGATTTTCCATTGTGCCACGGGCTCAACGACAATGATGCCCGAAGGTGGATGCAAGCCTGAGATCATCCCTAATCCATCGTACCACGGGCTCGCCAAGAATGATGCCCAGCGTTGCCGCATCCACAGTGCATCCAGACAAAGCCTAATTGGAGGTGTAATGAGTTGTAATAACTatttatattttaaaaaaaattgggctGTTAATTGGAGGTGCCCTAATTGGAGTTGTCGATACTGGCGGAGAGACCCAAAAGGGAGACGCGCACAACAACGCAGTGGTTGGGCGAGGCAGTGGCCTGCCAACCCGCTCGAGTTCGACTCCCCTTGGGAGTGAATTTCTGGGTATCTCACCGGGGCCTTGCCCCTAAAATTTTGCAGGTGCCTCACTTCACGTCTCGTCCACGAGCCACAGGAGAAGACGACGTGCCCGCCGTCCTGAAGCACCGCTTCAGAAGTCTCTTAGGATGTGTTTGGTATAGGTTGCAGGTCTAGTTAGGGTTATAGCTGGGGTGTGCGTTGTGGTGTGCGTGAGTGTGGTGTGTGTGATGTGCTTTTGATCAGATACTAGGGCTAGCATCCCTAGTTGAGgctcaaaaacaaaacaaaaaaacccaAAACGGCGGCCGCCTCTACTGGCACCTTGGAATCGGTCTGTCCGGCGCTGTTGCCGGATAGAATTACAGACCGATGGAGATGGATCTGAGGGAGTACTACTGTTGTAATTTTTGGCTTTCGTACGACGATTACTACAAGTGAAGTGATCCTGAAGGAAAGGAAACAACGATCGAGATACCATGGTTCATGCATACCGGCCGGATTAGGAACAATCAGTGAGCCGCAGCTGTATCCCGGCCAAGAAAAAAGAATGGCGCACGGCTGATCTGCTGCTATTTTTGTCGCACGTGTTATATCCTTTCTTTCAGTGAAAACCGATATGGTACACTGAACAGAATCGCGATTCGCATGAACCTGCCAGGACACTTTGGGGCTAAACCGCGGCCGAAGTGCCGAATGCAGCGAAACCCTGGGCGGCACGGGCGATTTCCCCTTTTGCCGGAACGGAGAAGAAAGCAGAACACGCCATGGCGCGGCGCGGCCTGCAGATAATTCTCTCGGTCATGAGATTGTCCCCGCGCTCGAGCGCTTGAGAGCCCGGGAGATATTTCAGTGGGAATGGGAGATTGTCCCCGCCGAACGCCCCGAATGAGCAAGTCGGGCCGGCACATTCGGCGACGCCGCGGGAGAAGGAAAATAAACGCGCCGGAGGGTGACGATAAGGCGGGACACAACACAAGTGCGCGCGCGCGCGACGGCGACACGGAACGGAACGGCTTAGAGCATCCCAGCCATTGGGCTCCCCGGGTCGAAATCTGGCGCTAAATAGCACCGAATGGATGTAATTTTTGGTTTGGGGAGCTCATTTCCCAGCGACGAGCCTAGGATGGAtgattttttttgataaataaCGGTAAATTCGGATAAAACAAGAcgaaattcgttcaaacataagcgaaatttaaagatatttacatacgtaggcgagttcgtacatatatatatagaaaatagaATAATGATGaatgaaaaaaagagaaaaatcctTTAGCTGGATAAGGGGCCCCAAttggtacatatatttgaattcggccagatgAAAACATAAACTACTACATATCGTCGTCGCTCGGTTCCCGGCGTTCGGCGCCGCCACCGGCATCCCAGGGGGGAGTTGccggcctcgatgtgcgcgagcacacggACGAGCGTGCGGACCGGCACACCCCACCAgcggtggtggccggcggcgttgttacgcgatggaggagggggaggaccgtCGTACGCTACGAGTTCCCGTTCATGCCGGAGACGGAAGAACTCGTTCCAGGCATCGTAGTTGTCGGTGCGGTACCGATCCTCCTCGCGCTGCTCGTCGGTGAGGGTGACCAGCACAGCGTCGATAGCGGCGTCGACCTCGTCGCCTCCCACCGGAAGCGGTGGGATCGGACCcccccgcgctcaggcgccaTCCTCCGGGCACGTGGGCTCGCCATGTGCAGGAGTCCCGCCTCCCACTGGTGTAAGGaacggcggccgaagccgttgttcgccgcCCCGTGGCCCGCCATTGCTCGCTGGTGGAGGTCGATTGGTGAGAGAAGACAGGGCTagggagaggagggagacggcggtggtgaATGTGGCGAGACGCGGTaggttccgcgataaatagagggagccGCGCGTGAATCCGAGGcgacgccgcgtggaagctacgcgtccggcgaagtctgaccggcggcaggctttcgaAGCGCGCGGAAGACGGTTGGCCTCTGTCgtcgacaagtcggggccaccatccGCGCGGGATGTTTTCTCgacgtttcccgcgctttcgtttcgtccggagtccccgagcgctccccgcggggccggggatgacctgggctcgccggacggatgaaagcccaaatccgggcgaaaacgaggTTCCGGGGGCGCGGCtaggccgttttcgtccatccggatgaaaaaagggGGTCCTGGAGGGCttcccggggagacggctggagatgctcttaccgcg contains:
- the LOC124694422 gene encoding protein TIFY 11a-like — its product is MATATSDSAAARRFAVACRVLCRLVKAAGPVPMSAYGAAARVGAVQGPDGPPADRTQQLTIFYGGRVVVLDGCTPARAAELIRYAAAAVTPPAAAPATALVDIPIARKASLQRFLSKRKDRSVTALEGPPYSHPEEAAASSPPAKKRKTEASSWLALGSLGDMHAQ